Proteins encoded by one window of Salvia splendens isolate huo1 chromosome 5, SspV2, whole genome shotgun sequence:
- the LOC121801836 gene encoding cleavage and polyadenylation specificity factor subunit 6-like, whose product MDPVTDEQLDYGDEEYAGNQKMQFHQGGAIPALAEDEMIGEDDEYDDLYNDVNVGEGFLQMQHSETQAPPVVANSGFQSSKANVPGARVEGVASQDVNSERVANEGNYAAASVQFPDQKSSLPASGGQTQIMDAGQRGRLPEMANNSQAANLGYQGSESMPHKIAEDRLNSSEKVIGEPAQLMYPNMGNTKGVPQIPPNQMNSNANVNINRSMDDEYMVRPSVENGNTMLFVGELHWWTTDSEIESVLIQFGKVKEIKFFDERASGKSKGYCQVEFYDSAAASACKEGMNGHIFNGRACVVAFATPQTIRQMGASYTNKTQGQAQSQPQGRNPVNDAAGRGNGANYPSGDTGRNFGRGGWARGNQAPNRGPGSGPMRGRGGMVNKNMMGYAPGAGGGTYGQGIAGPGFGGPPGMMPPQGMMGPGFDLAFMGRGAGYGGFSGPGSFPGMIPPFQAVNSMGLPGVAPHVNPAFFGRGMNPNGMSMMGTAGMVGPHSGMWNDTNMGGWGGEEHGRESSYGGEDNASEYGYGEASHEKGVRSSAASREKERNSDRDGSSVPEKRHREEREHDGDRYDRDSRRREEKDRYRDYRHKDRESGYDDDWDKGQSSRSRSRSGAVPEDDHRSQSRDADYGKRRRMPSE is encoded by the coding sequence ATGGATCCAGTGACTGATGAGCAGTTAGACTATGGCGACGAAGAGTATGCAGGGAATCAAAAGATGCAATTTCATCAAGGTGGAGCTATACCTGCACTTGCTGAAGACGAAATGATTGGTGAGGATGATGAGTATGATGACCTCTATAATGATGTTAATGTTGGAGAGGGTTTCCTGCAAATGCAGCATTCTGAGACACAAGCGCCTCCTGTGGTAGCAAATAGTGGGTTTCAAAGTTCAAAAGCTAATGTTCCTGGAGCTCGAGTGGAAGGGGTGGCCTCGCAAGACGTGAACAGTGAAAGAGTTGCTAATGAAGGAAATTATGCTGCTGCTTCAGTTCAATTTCCTGATCAGAAGAGTAGCTTGCCAGCCTCTGGGGGCCAGACACAGATCATGGATGCCGGTCAAAGGGGGAGGCTCCCTGAAATGGCGAATAATTCTCAAGCAGCAAATCTGGGATATCAAGGATCGGAAAGTATGCCTCATAAGATTGCTGAAGATCGGTTGAACAGTTCAGAAAAAGTAATTGGTGAGCCTGCACAGTTGATGTATCCTAACATGGGTAACACAAAAGGTGTTCCGCAGATTCCACCTAATCAGATGAACTCTAATGCAAATGTTAATATAAACCGTTCAATGGATGACGAATATATGGTTAGGCCATCTGTAGAAAATGGAAATACAATGCTGTTTGTAGGAGAATTACATTGGTGGACAACCGATTCTGAGATTGAAAGTGTACTGATTCAGTTTGGGAAAGTCAAGGAGATTAAGTTTTTTGATGAAAGGGCTAGTGGTAAGTCCAAAGGTTATTGCCAAGTTGAATTCTATGATTCTGCTGCAGCCTCTGCATGTAAGGAAGGTATGAATGGTCACATTTTTAATGGGAGAGCTTGTGTGGTGGCATTTGCCACTCCACAGACCATAAGACAAATGGGTGCTTCATACACAAACAAGACACAGGGCCAGGCTCAGTCTCAGCCACAAGGAAGGAATCCTGTCAATGATGCAGCAGGTAGAGGTAATGGGGCCAATTATCCAAGTGGAGACACAGGGAGAAATTTTGGACGAGGCGGCTGGGCACGAGGGAACCAAGCACCAAACAGGGGTCCTGGATCAGGTCCTATGAGAGGAAGAGGGGGTATGGTAAACAAGAATATGATGGGGTATGCACCTGGTGCTGGTGGAGGAACTTACGGACAAGGGATTGCTGGCCCTGGTTTCGGTGGGCCTCCTGGTATGATGCCTCCTCAGGGCATGATGGGCCCTGGTTTTGACCTAGCATTTATGGGTCGCGGAGCTGGATATGGAGGCTTCTCAGGTCCTGGTAGTTTCCCAGGAATGATCCCTCCATTTCAAGCTGTTAATTCCATGGGGCTTCCTGGAGTGGCTCCTCATGTCAACCCAGCTTTTTTTGGTCGAGGAATGAACCCCAATGGAATGAGCATGATGGGGACTGCAGGAATGGTTGGACCTCATTCAGGAATGTGGAATGACACAAATATGGGTGGTTGGGGAGGTGAAGAACATGGCAGAGAGTCTAGTTATGGTGGAGAGGATAATGCATCAGAATATGGGTATGGCGAGGCTAGTCATGAGAAAGGTGTAAGGTCTAGTGCTGCTTCCCGGGAGAAGGAGAGAAATTCTGATCGTGACGGGTCTAGTGTTCCAGAGAAGCGGCATAGGGAGGAGAGAGAACATGATGGGGATAGATATGACAGGGACTCTAGACGCAGAGAAGAGAAGGATCGTTATCGAGACTATCGCCACAAAGATCGTGAATCGGGTTATGATGATGACTGGGATAAAGGACAGTCTTCGAGATCCCGCAGCAGATCTGGTGCAGTGCCTGAAGATGATCACAGGTCTCAATCTAGGGATGCTGACTATGGGAAACGGAGACGCATGCCATCTGAATGA